GAACTTTTTCTGTtagtttaattatgtatgagaagtttttttccaaaaaaataaataaattatgtaaGAGATTTGTATAATTATGATGATAttttatgaacttttttttattaaaaaaattattacatctttttatgaatttatgttagttaataaaatagaattaaTTATAAAGTATggacttattatatatatatatttttatgaacattatattattattatatataataattccaATATGGTATATTGATACAGAAATATTCTATCCTAGTAACCTCtgaacaaaattcaaaactttgacCAATACACGTGGGTGACATGACCCACTATTGGGACATTTTGCCTTTCCCATTTTATCAATATATCAAAAGTGATTGACTCTTGTTTTTTGATGAACAGTGATTGACTCCTGTTATGTATTATATGAAAGACATTTTACATGATATTTGGTAAGTCAAGCCATGAAAAATGACAATGTATACATCCTTTAAATCAATTACATATATTTGATTGGTTTCGGATCATTTAGTAGATGAAAAACTGTCCGATTTAAGAGTAAACAAAGTTTAAAGCAAGAATTAAacactatttctttttcttgataaagcacacaattttattttattttttgagatagataAATAGTGGGAATGTGAAATTTCAATTACAGaaataaaacattacaaaaaatgttattatcACTGGGTTAACATCACAAAAAATGCTATTATCATTGGGTTAGCACTTAAATGCCACTACTTGTACAtttattgaattaaatttatcattttttaatctTAGGAAAACCTATCTATATTTTAGAGAAACAAATAAACACTTACAcacaaaagagagaggaaatatGATTTTAACACAAAGGTATACCACTTTAacttcacttaaaaaaaaaaggtatttgaTCTTGGAATCATTGGCCAATTCAATaaatttctcataatttttttttctttattagcTTACACTAACAATAACAGTTGATTATATTTAAAACTAGTCTCAtcaatgtgtgtatatatattgttaaacgATTGGCACATCAATAAAAGATGTAATCTCATCtatattgtaaatatttttaatcaattcATATTTTTGTAGTTACGCATTCCGCAGCATATTAAGAATTATTGGATTGTAGCAAACTCAACTCTCAAATCGAGACTTAAGTCTGCCCATGCACTCAACTAACCCCATTAGAGGGCCAATTCTTTAGTTAGAACTTTTTGACTTGAGTAAACCCTTCGCACCTTTAACTTTAATATAAATTAGTTGAAGATGGatgaatttcttttaattaaataatgaatgaatgaCGCATCTCATCCTATCATGTTAGCATTGAATTTTATATCAGTACCCCCCAGAAAGAGgcattgtattttatttattaaaggaTAACATTAATTTACTAGGTAACTTGCACCACACACCAACTAGTTTAGccaaataatttattaatctCTTCTCTACAAGGTTTGGCAAGTTGGTTTATAAAATCATCACACCTACTATCTAGCAAACAAGCCAAGTCAAAATATATCaacattgtgatttgtgaataaACCCCATATATAATAActcaaggaatttttttattcttatatttttacctAAATATCTTTAGGCTTTAGTTATTGTTGTGTGAGTTGTGACCAAGGATGCCGTTGAAtactattattttgttgaaaactgaaaataataaaaatataattttcgaTTATTGTTCACCCTGTTTATGTTCCAAACGCtgagatgctagtaaaaaaaaaaaaaaaaaaaaaagaagaagaagaagaagggcaAAACGCTGAAACGTAATCCAAAGGCTGCCCAAACAACCCACAGAACAAGAGAAAAAACATCTTGTCGACTCAAAAGTTATGGGTACCAATTTTGGGTGGGTTTGCTGTCAGCTCTAAATTGTGCCAACGATGCACAATGCCGCAAAATTCTGTGTCCTTAATAAAACTTGCCGACACATTGTCACTTCGGCTAGCTAAGGCctaagcattaaaaaaaaaaaaaaaaaaaatgaagaaggtaCTTCTGGAATAGTAGTACAACGTTGCGTGGAGGTTCACATTCCTCTTTTACAACCTTTGTCTTGGATTAGAAAGATCAAAGATCACATATAAAATAAGGCTGCTACACTATAGGTGTACAAATCATACAAAGTGCAGAAATACCTAATgccttaaaaaagttttaaaataaacaaagagcCATAACCCATAAGTAATCCATAATCCATAATCCATAATAATATACCATATCACCATTACACCACTAATTAACAACGAAACTATgctgcaacaacaacaaaaaagaaaaaagaaaaaaaaaagagctactACCCAAACACGGTCTCCCCCAAATTATAAACAGATCCAGCCACTGGGTCCTgggttaaaattaaaatctaaaaaagaaaaaaccatatTCATAAGGGTaagataaaattaaacaaaaaaatatgctGGGAAGTATCACATGACTTTCCACGACTCGAGAGTGGGAAAGTTCGCGAATGTGTcaaaatcaaacccaccacCGAAACTACCAATACCGGGACCATCAGAAACGTGACCCAGATTCGACCCAAAAGAAAGTGGCCCACCCGACCCACCAAGTCCAGTTCCAGCTCCTCCAGCTAAAGCCGCAGCTGAGCTGGATCCCACCACTTGCTGCTGATGATGGTCCAACAAAAACGCCGACGTATCGAGAGTCGGCAAGCAAGCTCCAACTCCTACTCCTCCTCCTGGTAACCGGTTACCGGGTCTCTGCGGCTCCGGTTTCAGTATAGGCACCATCGGAACCGACGATGCGTTACCGAATCTCACGCCGGTAACCTGTTGCACCATCTGGCGGAAATTCGCTGCGTCCGCCGTTATAAAAGTCGTCTGTGACCTCTTCGAAGCGCGCGATTTCCGTTTCGAAACCTTCCCTACACCTCCAGAAACCGGAATCGCGTTTCGCTGGCGTTTCGGTATCGGAGTCTCGGGATCCGAACCGCCCGAAACGCCCGAAACTGTTGGAGTAGGCGACGTAGTCGTGTCGGGCTTGATGAGGTTTAGCAACGGAGACAGCGTATCGGTTGCCAAAGTCGCTGGATTCGCTTTCGAAATCGATTTCTGAAGAGCATCGGTGATCCATGTGTCTGCGAAAGAGTGACGGAAATTCCAAGATTCAATACTCGCCATGTTGTCAGCCATAAATGATTTTCTTTAGAAATGTTTTAAAAGCTTTTGAAGGTAAACGATAATTTAAAACATTATCGTTTTTGGGTTGAATTTCGGCGGAGAAACTAATAAGTCttcacaaaaacaagaaagaaggTGATGATGTGAGcttaagaaagaaagagttgAGTTGGGAAGTAAAAGTGAGTTGATAGTTGAGAGAAGAGGaaatgagagggaaagagaagaaGGGGGGAGAGGGGAGATAAATAGGGCGGTGAGAAGGAAGAAACCGCGTTGTATTCTTGGGGGACACGCGTCACACTTCCGTACTGGTTGTAAGCTAAGCAAAATGCTTAGTAATACGTGGCACGTACTGTAGGTGCAGGGTAACTAAATACGACTAACCATGGTTTGTATTTTGGGGCGGGGTTTGactgtttgaactttgaagtcaTTTGAGAGTGAAAGGAAAGACTTGTGTATGTATGAAGTACTGACAGTTACCTGCCATTATAATTTgtaaaatgtttatttattttttaaattttaaactttggttattttataaaaaaaaatgatatagaaGATTCGTATTCGTTACGTATGTGTATATGTGCCATACAAACACTATTTCATTGTGTGTGACATGCAATACCACTTTGTTGTGTATATCAATATAATTATACTTAATTATCGCAGGTGATTGATCTAGTTGTTATGAGCTCACTTTTAAGGGTTTGAAAGGTGAAGGTTTTATGTTCGAATTCTACATTAAAAAGTGTCTGGAAAATAACTATATACTCTCGACTCATGCTCATTAGCATTCTTGATAGAGCTGTCACTATAATTACGTTCAAGTAGAAGAAGCCGACTTAACTAACACACACTCATAGGTGTCGGGTTttgttttaactttatttactaGTAGGGAGTagaataataatagtaatactctgtattttttttttatataagataaaatttatattctaacataatctaagtgtatatgtgtgtgaaactcccttttGGAGACTTAAACCTAACCCTTGCCCTTCAAATCctacaaatatttatacttgtgaagtgaccactACACTAAGGATGcgctttgtattttttttttcatataagatagaatttatattctagcctaatctaagtgtatatatgtgtgtgaaacttccttTTGGAGACTTAAACCTGACCCTTGCCCTTCAAATCctacaaatatttatacttgtgaaatGACCACTATACTAAGAGTACGCGgcattgtaaatttgtaatactATGTAGTTAAACTATAAGCAATAAGTAAGTAGTAGCAGTAGCAGCTTGACGGTCAAGCCGCGTCGTTCGGCGTTCTCCTTTACGCGTAAGCTCGCTTCCCAATATCAGTCACTTTCTCCTCCCCCTCTctcaattattattaattacaacattatcttttttgttctttttaaaaaCCCCgcttttttcaatttaaactcGCGCCGTTACCGTCACACCACTGCGAGTGAATGGATATTGATTCCCTCTTTTTACACGACAATAGCCAATAGGAAtgctttacattttttttttttttttttgggttttacttTTTACTAGACAATGAATTGCCTACATTAGCTAAAGTTTGTTTCATTATGTTGGACATTTGGACATAGGAGGCggttaaaaatttataatgaaaaaaaaaatgtagtgtagtatttgaggggttatttggtacatatatttaaatatatgttttcagtttttaaataacattatatatattttcacacatttttttatctacacgtactttcaaaaaatataaacaacattactaaaaTAACGTTACCAAACAGTCCCTAAAAATCGATATTTTTCTTTGTCTAAATAAAATTCAGTAATTCTATACttctatccaaaaaataaaattgagcaGTCACTTTATGAATGACATGGGAActtttaaggggaaaaaaaatgctgcttaaaaagagaaaagtggcacaaataaaaagacaaatttaTGATGTCATAAATATTCAAATTCGCTCTAATTaagttataaataattaaatatatataaagccatatgaaaaattagttttcaTTTGTATAGCCATTTAACCTTACAAATAATTTAAGGTTACATTACGTAAATGTTTTAAGACTAATTCAATGGTACTGTAAACGAGTTGaattaagtattaaaaaaacatttgcaCTTAATGACTCTACTCGGATTCTAAATATTGATCACATTTGCACTTATGCATAACACTTAAAACAAATAACCCACCGTGTCAATACTTATCAATGGTAAGTGTCTATTTGTACcatgaatttcaaaatttgttagATTTTCCATCTGTGGTCATTACTTcaacaagtaaaaaatatatatgataaaattaCCCAAATGAGCCAATGactgtttcttttattttctagtaATTGAACATTCTTGGCAACTATTTTCCTTGTGAGGGAACTCGTTTACTTCAAAGCTTTGATATGCTTTACTTTCATAGAGCACATGAGTCAGCTTTTTACCTTCCCTCGCATTCCTGAAAAGACCATGTTTGTTGCTTCTTCTTCCTATTCCTATGAGAGGGACATTTTGATTATACACATATCTAGTACTAATTTactgttattttttttctctctaaggAAGTCTCTATTTCCTACTTTACAGCTGTCTGagtacaattatatatattttaccttctttttcactaatctttatatatatatatatatatatatatttttaatatttgtgatCAAAACACGGAAGATTTTTAACACCGCTAATCTCATGCACAGTGTCTCGTCTGCACATTTTGACTTTAACCTCAACATTGTTGGTCACTCATCGAGTATTGGTATATTATTATGTACTATAAGTTCACTCagccttaattttttatttatgaataggAAATGGACGGACTGGATTTAATATCTAGTAATATTAGATTCATTGAAATGATAACATGTGtctatttttaaatacattttacTATTAGATCGAATTTAGTGCCTGGACTTAATCCAGTTCCTTAATCCAAGGGCTGTCAATCTTTTGCTCGTGTGACCATAAATATTCTCCATCCATCATCATTGCTATATTATTTTGGACTACTTTGGCCGTATCTATCTATATCAATGTAGTGTTTcgataaaggaaaaaaagaaaaacaaaagaactgtTGCTGATCACATGCTAAACAAAGGTTTGAGATTTGACGTTGAAAGCGTGTGGGCTCCATTCATTTTTCTAGCAAAGTGTTGTGATATGAATGAActtctcttcattttttgtGTACTTTGGATATGGTTTAAAGTTGAATGCGAAGTTGGTTGTGGATCTCTTGAAGAAGGATGAAGGGAATCCAAATGGTTTTGATGCGATTGTTAAAGATTGTAAAGACGGGCTTAAGGAAATTCCTTTGGTCCAAATTTACCATTGTTACCGTGAAGTTAACAAATGTGCAGATGCGTTAGTTAAAAGAGATGCATAGTTGCTccaagattttgttgttttcttaaaCCCGAGCAGATGTTATACTTCTGCTTAGTCTAGACGTTGCTAGGGTTGGTTTTGATCAATCTGTTCCTTCTTGTAATTCAGTTGTTTAGTTTCTAATGCAGCAtcctttttacaaaaaaaaaaaaaagaaagaaaagaaaaagaaaaaaagaatgaccTCCCAACTATTCACACTCTTGCACGTAAACAACCCCTCCCCATCTTGTATAAAACTTTCAAGGAGAATTTTTAAACCAAAATCTCACCATTTAGtcattataaattttctaaaataatttactaaatttgggaaaaaaatatgaaattattctataattaaaaaaattaaaaaaaattaaaattttattattatttttaaaaaaatttaccaattaaactaattacCATTCACATACACACTCGAGTTAAAAACCACGATTATCCACAAAACTACAACTTTGaagcaaaaagttattatagagtctgtttggattgaacttatttttgctaaaactgaaaactgaaaatattgtaacaaaataatttttaaatgtgtgaatagtatcgtgggacccatgaatagtgaGTGAATAATGcataaacagtgcatgaacagtgtttttttcCCTGTATAGTAAAATCACatgattttactgttcatgtgtagaaaaaaaaaagaaaaaagactaaAACCATAAACTCAGattcagtgcaatccaaacaAGTACATAGTGTAACTTGTTTGAAGCAAAAAGTTATCCTCACAATCGAAATTAACAATGGGTTGGATTATAGTGTAACTTTTGTGAGGTATATTTTTTCATAAGGTTACAGTTAGATCATTTGGTTTCTTTATATCCGAATAATAACACCGACTCCTATATCAAATTTttacttacaatttttttaactttaaaaagttACAAGTCATATTGTAATGagtatattaaaaattaaataattattaatctaattatgaaaaatttaaaatattataataataaatttattagaggaaatagtattttttagaaaattacaaaatgtaTCTTGCCTCAGattcattatcaaaaaaagtatagatcctcaaaaaaaaaaaaaaaaaaagtatagataGGCAAAAACGTAGGTTGAAGTACAGTAAAGAAATTAGGCGAGATGGGACAAAAATGCGAGGCAAGTGTGAGATTGAAAAGAGAGCCAATCTATTTGTATATGTCGACTAAGGACATGCGAAATGGGGTTAGGTTGCATTGGAGTTGACATGTCTCCTCCTATGCTTCTCGTAAATGCCCCGGCTGCCACATTCGGAAACGGTCGGTAGGTAGCCTTCTCTGCTTTCTTCGAGGGAGTCAGTCAATTTTTCCTTCAGATACATTTAGGTAAATCCCAAAATATATTAccttttttcttgaaattttaggCCAATTTGATAGAGCATCTTAAATATTTTATCGGTCTTActtttttatcttctattttattttaaaatgtcttaaaatattatcatgtttctaaaagtaaaaatcattaatttattaatactcTTATTATACCCCTAtaaatttactaatttaatggaccatatacatttttaaaaggtagacaagacaataaatgatgttcccttaaaaagtttaacttttcaaataggaaaaaaaaagtgggacggagggagtatatgttttcaatttttaaacaacattacacgcatttttacacactttttcacccacacatatttcaaaaaaatacaaataatattactcAAACTTCTCTGCCAAATGGGCCGTTAGTTTTCTCTAAATtggcataatatttttttttttatagaaaattggCATAATATTTACTTTTAAGTAGTCATTGTAATacgcaataattgaaatttatattgGTAAGTGGACGACAATGTTTAACAGAAGACTTAACGGATAACTGAATTGACTATACTTAAAATTTAGAGgattgaattgaaaaaattcaaatttagagaactgaaatgataaaaaatgaaatttagaaagttagttttgcattttgacatttaaaaaaCTAAGGACCATGATAAAAATACC
The sequence above is drawn from the Quercus robur chromosome 7, dhQueRobu3.1, whole genome shotgun sequence genome and encodes:
- the LOC126693239 gene encoding calmodulin-binding protein 25-like, which gives rise to MADNMASIESWNFRHSFADTWITDALQKSISKANPATLATDTLSPLLNLIKPDTTTSPTPTVSGVSGGSDPETPIPKRQRNAIPVSGGVGKVSKRKSRASKRSQTTFITADAANFRQMVQQVTGVRFGNASSVPMVPILKPEPQRPGNRLPGGGVGVGACLPTLDTSAFLLDHHQQQVVGSSSAAALAGGAGTGLGGSGGPLSFGSNLGHVSDGPGIGSFGGGFDFDTFANFPTLESWKVM